A genomic stretch from Chitinophaga agri includes:
- the ruvB gene encoding Holliday junction branch migration DNA helicase RuvB has product MSNPLRPDEHRPSAAEKEFENSIRPREILDFSGQDQIIENLKIFIKAAKLREEALDHILFHGPPGLGKTTLSRIVANEMGVHIKETSGPVIEKPGDLAGLLTNLEDKDVLFIDEIHRLSTVVEEYLYSAMEDYRIDIMIDTGPSARSIQITLHPFTLIGATTRSGLLTAPLLSRFGIKSRLEYYSAATLQKIIWRASEILHTKITSDAAMEIARRSRGTPRIANGLLRRVRDFAQVMGNGTIDLEIAQFSLKALNVDEYGLDEMDNRILQVIIENFKGGPVGITTIATAVGEESGTLEEVYEPFLIQEGFIKRTPRGREVTEKAYVHLGKSPRGGGPGMLF; this is encoded by the coding sequence ATGTCTAATCCGCTAAGACCAGATGAACACCGCCCAAGCGCGGCAGAAAAGGAGTTTGAGAATAGTATCCGGCCCCGGGAAATCCTGGATTTCTCCGGGCAGGACCAGATTATTGAGAACCTGAAAATATTTATCAAGGCTGCTAAATTAAGAGAGGAAGCACTGGATCATATACTGTTCCACGGCCCTCCCGGACTGGGTAAAACAACCCTGTCGCGTATCGTAGCCAATGAAATGGGGGTTCATATCAAGGAAACTTCTGGTCCGGTGATCGAGAAGCCCGGGGATCTGGCTGGTTTGCTCACTAACCTGGAAGACAAGGACGTCCTGTTCATCGATGAAATACACCGGCTCAGTACTGTGGTGGAAGAATACCTCTATTCCGCCATGGAAGACTACCGTATCGATATCATGATAGATACCGGCCCCAGTGCCCGTTCCATACAGATCACGCTGCATCCCTTCACACTGATCGGCGCCACGACGCGTTCCGGTTTACTGACGGCGCCGTTATTATCGCGTTTTGGTATTAAATCAAGACTGGAATATTACAGCGCAGCTACGTTACAGAAGATCATCTGGAGGGCATCTGAGATCTTACATACAAAGATCACTTCGGACGCGGCAATGGAAATCGCACGCCGATCGCGTGGGACACCGCGTATTGCGAACGGACTGCTCAGAAGGGTACGCGACTTTGCACAGGTAATGGGCAATGGTACGATAGACCTGGAGATCGCACAATTTAGTCTGAAAGCCCTCAATGTAGACGAGTACGGACTGGATGAAATGGACAACCGCATTCTGCAGGTGATCATTGAAAACTTTAAAGGCGGACCAGTTGGAATCACGACCATTGCGACGGCTGTCGGAGAAGAGTCTGGTACATTGGAAGAAGTGTATGAGCCATTCCTGATACAGGAAGGTTTTATTAAGCGTACGCCAAGAGGAAGGGAAGTTACTGAAAAAGCCTATGTGCATCTGGGCAAGTCTCCCAGAGGTGGAGGCCCCGGTATGTTATTCTGA
- a CDS encoding DUF3098 domain-containing protein yields MSKATKHINVDKADADIRAVFPKENYKIMIAGLAIVVVGFLLMMGGASDDPNSFKPEEVYSFRRITLAPIVILLGLVVEIYAIMRRPK; encoded by the coding sequence ATGAGTAAAGCAACTAAGCATATCAATGTTGACAAAGCAGATGCAGACATCCGCGCTGTATTTCCGAAGGAGAATTACAAGATCATGATTGCGGGTCTTGCAATCGTGGTAGTAGGCTTCCTGTTAATGATGGGAGGCGCCAGTGACGATCCTAACAGCTTCAAGCCGGAAGAAGTATATAGCTTCCGTCGTATCACCCTGGCTCCCATTGTTATTTTACTGGGACTGGTGGTGGAGATCTACGCTATTATGCGCAGGCCTAAATAA
- a CDS encoding undecaprenyl-diphosphate phosphatase gives MELWQAIIIAIVEGLTEFLPVSSTGHMVITSALLNLNKDEFTKLFEVCIQLGAILAVVVLYWKKFLVFDKNRVNFYIKLVVAVLPALIVGYLFADKIDDLLESPLVVGITLLAGGVVLLFVDNWFKQPTIEKDEDMSLFKALRIGFWQCVAMIPGVSRSAATIIGGMQQKLTRNVAAEFSFFLAVPTMAAATGYKLLKGRELLMSNTENLKLLLIGNVVAFIVAMIAIKFFINALKKYGFRVWGYYRIAVGIAILAAIGMGYKLSV, from the coding sequence ATGGAACTTTGGCAGGCGATTATTATTGCAATTGTAGAAGGATTAACTGAATTTTTACCTGTATCATCTACAGGGCACATGGTGATCACCAGTGCATTGTTAAATCTCAACAAAGACGAATTTACCAAGCTGTTTGAAGTGTGTATCCAGTTGGGTGCTATTCTGGCGGTAGTGGTATTGTATTGGAAGAAATTCCTGGTATTTGATAAGAACCGGGTTAACTTCTACATTAAACTGGTAGTAGCAGTACTGCCTGCATTGATAGTAGGATACCTGTTTGCAGATAAGATCGACGACCTGCTGGAAAGTCCGCTGGTAGTAGGTATTACTTTGCTGGCCGGAGGTGTGGTACTGTTGTTTGTAGATAACTGGTTTAAGCAGCCCACCATCGAAAAGGATGAAGATATGAGCCTGTTTAAAGCGCTGCGTATCGGATTCTGGCAGTGTGTGGCGATGATACCAGGGGTAAGCCGTAGTGCGGCTACTATTATCGGTGGCATGCAGCAGAAGCTGACCCGTAACGTAGCGGCCGAATTTTCCTTCTTCCTGGCTGTACCAACTATGGCAGCGGCAACAGGCTACAAACTGCTGAAAGGCCGTGAGTTGCTGATGTCTAATACCGAAAACCTGAAACTCCTGTTGATAGGTAACGTGGTAGCATTCATCGTAGCAATGATCGCTATTAAGTTTTTCATCAATGCCCTGAAAAAGTATGGTTTCAGAGTATGGGGATATTACCGTATTGCGGTAGGTATCGCTATCCTGGCCGCTATCGGCATGGGATATAAGTTAAGTGTTTAA
- a CDS encoding M28 family metallopeptidase — protein sequence MRKYYFALPALCLISLIAQGQQIKKTEVKRILSTLAADDMEGRATFQPGAEKAAVFLEKEFANVGLQPLKGDNDFRQSFSRYDTKPVRQDLIVNGQPVSSDRAFITGIEPSINWTQDTKLETATIGATDNFDVKVRELKRSETPTIVWVDSEHSEKFGQYVKALKQHGAEKQDSTATVAFVLRATADREIDNWSLEAKQQVTPFSLFNIAGMITGTGKPDEYVIFSGHYDHIGILKPVEQDSIANGADDDASGVTAVVLLAKYFKEHPPVRSILFVAFTGEEIGGFGSRYFSRQLDPEKIVAMFNIEMIGKESKFGKNSAFITGYERSNFGEILGKNLASSKFRFHPDPYPEQQLFYRSDNATLARLGVPAHTISTTQIDKDTLYHSVKDEISSMDFDNITSIIQAIATSATSIVNGKDTPSRIDKATVGGRL from the coding sequence ATGAGAAAATATTATTTCGCATTACCTGCGCTATGCCTGATCTCCCTGATCGCACAGGGACAGCAGATCAAGAAAACAGAGGTCAAACGTATATTATCCACGCTCGCCGCTGATGATATGGAAGGCCGCGCCACCTTCCAGCCCGGCGCAGAAAAAGCTGCCGTATTCCTGGAAAAGGAATTTGCTAACGTTGGACTGCAACCACTGAAAGGTGACAATGATTTCAGACAATCATTTTCCCGCTACGATACTAAACCAGTGCGCCAGGACCTGATTGTAAATGGTCAGCCGGTATCCAGTGACAGAGCATTTATCACCGGTATAGAACCCTCCATTAACTGGACGCAGGACACTAAATTAGAAACCGCCACTATCGGTGCTACAGACAATTTCGATGTGAAGGTAAGAGAGCTGAAACGCAGCGAGACACCTACCATCGTATGGGTAGATAGTGAGCATAGTGAGAAGTTCGGACAATATGTAAAAGCACTGAAGCAGCACGGCGCAGAGAAACAGGATAGTACCGCAACAGTGGCGTTTGTATTAAGAGCTACTGCGGATAGGGAAATTGATAACTGGTCGCTCGAAGCAAAGCAGCAGGTCACTCCATTTTCACTCTTCAATATTGCTGGTATGATCACAGGTACTGGTAAACCAGATGAGTATGTGATATTCTCTGGCCACTACGATCATATTGGTATCCTGAAACCGGTAGAGCAGGACAGCATCGCCAATGGCGCTGACGATGATGCCAGTGGCGTGACGGCTGTGGTATTACTGGCTAAGTACTTTAAAGAGCATCCGCCGGTACGCAGCATTCTGTTTGTTGCATTCACAGGTGAGGAGATCGGAGGATTCGGTTCCCGTTATTTCTCCCGTCAGCTGGACCCTGAGAAGATAGTCGCGATGTTCAATATCGAAATGATCGGTAAAGAGTCTAAGTTCGGCAAGAACAGTGCCTTCATCACCGGATATGAGCGTTCCAATTTCGGTGAGATCCTGGGTAAAAACCTGGCTTCCTCCAAATTCCGTTTCCATCCTGACCCATATCCGGAACAGCAGTTGTTCTATCGTTCAGACAATGCGACGCTTGCCAGGCTGGGTGTGCCTGCACATACGATCTCTACTACACAGATCGATAAAGACACGCTGTACCATAGCGTGAAAGATGAGATCAGCAGCATGGATTTTGACAATATCACCAGCATCATCCAGGCAATAGCTACCAGCGCCACTTCTATCGTGAATGGAAAAGATACGCCTTCCCGTATAGACAAGGCTACTGTTGGTGGTCGTTTATAG
- the tsaE gene encoding tRNA (adenosine(37)-N6)-threonylcarbamoyltransferase complex ATPase subunit type 1 TsaE: MEWTFSQEELSATAASFWQHYKGQHIFTLEGPMGAGKTTFVKALCAARGVEDATASPTFSIINEYAFSENGQQYSIYHLDLYRLKDEEEAIAAGVEDTLYREHAISFVEWPDIISDLLPPETVRLQLSVLPDKKRLLRVG, translated from the coding sequence ATGGAATGGACATTTTCGCAGGAAGAGCTGTCTGCCACAGCAGCCAGTTTCTGGCAACATTACAAGGGGCAACATATATTTACCCTGGAAGGGCCGATGGGTGCAGGTAAGACCACATTTGTCAAAGCGCTCTGCGCTGCCAGAGGCGTAGAAGATGCTACTGCCAGTCCGACGTTTTCCATTATCAACGAGTATGCTTTTAGTGAAAACGGTCAGCAGTACAGCATCTACCACCTTGACCTTTACCGTTTAAAAGATGAGGAAGAAGCTATAGCCGCCGGCGTGGAAGACACATTATACCGCGAGCATGCGATCAGTTTCGTAGAATGGCCTGACATCATCAGTGACCTGCTACCGCCTGAAACAGTACGGCTGCAATTATCAGTGTTACCAGATAAAAAAAGGCTTTTACGCGTCGGATAA
- a CDS encoding peptidoglycan DD-metalloendopeptidase family protein has translation MLETILARYQPFQPVVLLDPEVDSLLLMDFTKKNIGITAEILDDNQLFTKYIQQVLTDHDCTFGIGGYGEHRTIYARSHHFSTGEEPRRLHLGIDIWGPVGTYVFAPMDGIVHSYRFNDVHGDYGATIILQHQLEGHTFHTLYGHLSVKDLEGLHEGMRVAAGQLIAHFGDLHENGHWPPHLHFQIITDMENNKGDYPGVCRYSEREKYLRNCPDPDLILQLMP, from the coding sequence ATGTTAGAGACGATCTTAGCGCGTTATCAGCCTTTTCAGCCTGTAGTATTACTTGATCCAGAAGTTGACAGCTTATTGCTGATGGACTTTACAAAGAAAAATATTGGGATTACTGCGGAAATACTCGATGATAATCAACTATTTACAAAATACATCCAGCAGGTACTGACAGACCATGACTGCACTTTTGGCATTGGTGGCTATGGAGAACACCGGACCATCTATGCCCGCAGCCATCACTTCTCTACCGGGGAAGAGCCCCGCCGCCTGCACCTGGGTATTGACATCTGGGGCCCGGTAGGCACCTATGTTTTTGCCCCTATGGACGGTATCGTTCATAGCTACCGCTTCAATGATGTCCATGGCGATTACGGAGCGACCATTATCCTGCAGCATCAGCTGGAGGGGCATACCTTTCATACCCTATATGGGCACCTTTCGGTAAAAGATCTGGAAGGCCTGCATGAAGGAATGAGGGTCGCTGCCGGACAGCTGATCGCACATTTCGGAGATCTTCATGAAAACGGCCACTGGCCTCCTCACCTGCATTTCCAGATCATCACTGACATGGAAAACAACAAAGGTGACTATCCTGGTGTGTGCCGCTACAGTGAAAGAGAAAAATACCTGCGCAACTGTCCGGACCCCGACCTCATATTACAGCTGATGCCTTAA
- a CDS encoding alanine dehydrogenase, producing MEQRQKPVVSAGFTYSPLEETLDIPQKNSRLFIGIPKETSFQENRIALTPDAVSILASNGHHIVVEHKAGDGSHFYDTDYSEAGAEIIYDKKEVFKAEIIVKSAPLNDEEIELLHPHQIVISPIHLAALKIEQVQKMMEKRITLLSFENLKDDAGTYPIVRAMSEIAGGAVMLLAGQYLSNGNKGKGILLGGVTGIPPTKVVIIGAGIVGEFAARTAMALGASVKVFDNNIYKLKRLQNNIGVRIFTSVMQPKVLAEQLRNADVAVGALSSQNGRTPIVVTESMVSNMKAGSVIVDVSIDRGGCFETSEITSHENPVFKKYDVVHYCVPNIPSGFARTASEAISNVLMPLLLEAADDGGFENLVWIKRGVRNGIYLYKGALTNYHLSEKFKLKYTDLELLLAVKG from the coding sequence ATGGAGCAAAGGCAAAAACCTGTTGTGAGTGCTGGCTTTACATATTCACCACTGGAAGAAACGCTGGATATTCCTCAAAAAAATTCCCGTTTATTTATAGGCATACCTAAAGAAACCTCCTTCCAGGAAAACCGTATTGCATTAACACCTGATGCGGTAAGTATCTTAGCCAGCAACGGGCATCACATAGTGGTTGAACATAAGGCCGGAGACGGCTCCCACTTTTATGATACCGACTACTCAGAGGCCGGCGCCGAAATTATTTATGACAAGAAAGAGGTCTTCAAAGCAGAGATCATTGTAAAATCAGCTCCGCTCAATGATGAAGAAATTGAATTGCTGCATCCTCACCAGATCGTCATCTCCCCTATTCATCTTGCTGCGCTCAAGATTGAGCAGGTACAGAAAATGATGGAGAAAAGGATCACCCTGCTCTCTTTCGAAAACCTGAAAGATGATGCAGGCACTTATCCGATCGTCAGGGCTATGAGTGAAATTGCCGGAGGCGCAGTCATGCTGCTCGCCGGTCAGTACCTCAGTAATGGTAATAAAGGAAAAGGTATTCTGTTAGGTGGTGTAACGGGTATTCCTCCTACCAAAGTAGTGATCATTGGTGCCGGCATAGTGGGGGAATTTGCAGCCAGAACTGCCATGGCACTGGGTGCATCTGTAAAAGTATTTGACAATAACATCTATAAACTGAAACGTCTGCAGAACAACATTGGTGTACGTATATTCACCTCTGTGATGCAGCCCAAAGTGCTGGCCGAGCAGCTACGTAATGCGGATGTCGCTGTCGGAGCACTCTCTTCTCAGAATGGCCGTACCCCTATCGTGGTGACAGAATCAATGGTCAGCAATATGAAGGCCGGCTCTGTAATCGTTGACGTCAGTATAGACCGTGGTGGTTGCTTCGAAACCTCAGAGATCACCAGTCATGAAAACCCGGTGTTTAAAAAATATGATGTTGTACACTACTGCGTACCTAATATCCCATCAGGATTCGCCCGTACAGCATCAGAAGCAATTAGTAATGTACTGATGCCGCTGTTGCTGGAGGCTGCTGACGATGGCGGCTTTGAGAACCTTGTATGGATCAAGCGCGGTGTTCGTAACGGTATCTACCTGTACAAAGGCGCACTGACCAACTACCACCTCAGTGAGAAATTCAAATTAAAGTATACAGATCTGGAGCTGCTGCTCGCCGTAAAAGGTTAG
- the leuS gene encoding leucine--tRNA ligase yields MEYNFRAIEKKWQARWVETKAYQVSNNSPKPKCYVLDMFPYPSGAGLHVGHPLGYISSDIYARYKRLKGFNVLHPMGWDAFGLPAEQYALETGQHPAVTTTNNLAAFRRQLDNIGFSFDWEREVNTSDPGYYKWTQWIFLQLFDSWFNRTTQKAEKIDTLISIFEQAGNAAHECPGDRYIKFTGEEWKQFSEIRQREILMHYRLAYLAFAEVNWCPALGTVLANDEVVNGVSERGGFPVIKKKMRQWFLRITEYANRLLDGLETVAFSDAMKEMQRNWIGKSQGAEITFQIDGFENTGITVYTTRPDTIFGVDFMVIAPEHDLVSLITTADKKEDVEKYLDYVQSRSERERLAEVKQITGCFTGAYVLNPFNGQRIPVWISEYVLAGYGTGAIMAVPCGDQRDYSFAKHFDIHITNIIGDAFNGEEANATKDAVLQNSDFLNGMNMRDAMDVVIDKVEAMGIGKRQINYKMRDSGFSRQRYWGEPFPIVYKDGVPYALDEKELPLTLPHVENYKPGEEGEGPLANITDWVQIDADTRRETNTMPGYAGSSWYFLRYADPKNTETFAGRQATDYWNQVDVYVGGTEHAVGHLLYSRMWTKALYDLGYIGFQEPYKKLINQGMIGGSSRMVYRLRGTNTYVSHGLKDKYETDELHTDVNIVDGLELDIEAFKNWRPANKDAEFILEDGKYICGVVLEKMSKGKYNTVNPDDVVEKFGADTFRMYEMFLGPVEQSKPWDTKGIEGVHRFLKKLWRLFADEQKGLIVKDDAATPEELKILHKTIQKIDADTENFSYNTAVSQFMICVNELSSLKCNKRSILEPLLILLTPYAPHIAEELWHLLGNTSSVLDAPYPVFDEQYTKESAFTYPIAVNGKTRTELSFPLDADNAAIEKEVLANEAVQKWIDGKPVKKIVIVKGRMINLVV; encoded by the coding sequence ATGGAATACAATTTCAGGGCGATTGAGAAAAAGTGGCAGGCACGCTGGGTGGAAACGAAGGCTTACCAGGTCAGCAACAATAGCCCCAAACCCAAATGTTACGTACTGGACATGTTCCCCTACCCATCGGGAGCGGGACTCCATGTGGGACATCCACTTGGTTACATTTCATCTGATATTTATGCCCGTTATAAACGACTAAAAGGCTTTAACGTACTCCACCCTATGGGTTGGGACGCCTTTGGTTTGCCGGCAGAGCAATATGCACTGGAAACCGGTCAGCACCCTGCTGTTACCACTACCAATAACCTGGCTGCCTTCCGCAGGCAGCTGGACAACATAGGCTTCTCCTTTGACTGGGAACGTGAAGTGAACACCAGCGATCCTGGTTATTATAAATGGACGCAGTGGATCTTCCTCCAGCTGTTCGACAGCTGGTTCAACCGCACTACCCAGAAAGCAGAGAAGATCGATACCCTGATCAGTATATTCGAACAGGCCGGTAACGCGGCCCACGAATGTCCTGGCGACCGCTACATCAAATTCACCGGCGAAGAATGGAAACAGTTCTCCGAAATACGTCAGCGTGAGATACTCATGCACTACCGGCTGGCCTACCTGGCATTTGCGGAAGTGAACTGGTGCCCCGCACTGGGTACTGTACTGGCGAATGATGAAGTAGTGAACGGTGTCAGTGAACGTGGCGGATTCCCCGTTATCAAAAAGAAAATGAGACAGTGGTTCCTCCGTATCACCGAATATGCGAACCGCCTGCTGGATGGCCTGGAAACTGTTGCCTTCAGCGATGCGATGAAAGAAATGCAGCGTAACTGGATCGGTAAGAGCCAGGGGGCTGAGATCACTTTCCAGATCGATGGTTTCGAAAATACCGGTATTACTGTTTATACTACCCGTCCTGACACCATCTTCGGGGTGGACTTCATGGTTATTGCGCCTGAGCATGACCTGGTATCGCTCATCACTACGGCTGATAAAAAAGAAGACGTAGAGAAATACCTTGACTACGTACAGAGCCGCTCCGAAAGAGAGCGCCTGGCGGAAGTAAAACAAATAACCGGCTGTTTCACAGGCGCTTATGTACTGAATCCGTTCAACGGCCAGCGTATCCCTGTATGGATCTCCGAATACGTGCTCGCTGGTTATGGTACCGGCGCGATCATGGCGGTACCTTGCGGTGATCAGCGTGATTACTCTTTTGCAAAACATTTCGATATACATATCACCAATATCATCGGTGATGCATTCAATGGTGAAGAAGCTAATGCGACCAAAGATGCGGTACTGCAAAACAGCGACTTCCTGAATGGCATGAACATGCGTGACGCCATGGATGTTGTGATCGATAAAGTAGAAGCAATGGGTATCGGTAAGCGCCAGATCAACTACAAGATGAGGGATTCCGGTTTCAGCCGCCAGCGTTACTGGGGGGAGCCGTTCCCGATCGTCTATAAGGACGGCGTGCCTTATGCACTGGACGAAAAAGAATTACCACTCACACTCCCACACGTAGAGAATTACAAACCGGGTGAAGAAGGGGAAGGTCCTCTGGCTAACATCACTGACTGGGTACAGATAGATGCGGACACCAGAAGGGAAACCAACACCATGCCTGGTTATGCAGGTAGCAGCTGGTACTTCCTCCGCTATGCCGACCCTAAAAACACGGAAACATTTGCCGGCCGCCAGGCTACTGACTACTGGAATCAGGTAGATGTATATGTAGGTGGTACAGAACACGCAGTAGGACACCTGCTGTATTCCCGTATGTGGACCAAAGCCCTGTACGACCTTGGATATATTGGCTTCCAGGAACCTTACAAGAAACTGATCAACCAGGGTATGATCGGGGGTAGCTCCCGCATGGTATATCGCCTGCGTGGCACCAATACATACGTTTCCCATGGCCTGAAAGACAAGTACGAAACCGACGAACTGCATACGGATGTGAACATCGTAGACGGTCTGGAACTGGATATTGAAGCGTTTAAGAACTGGCGCCCTGCCAATAAAGACGCCGAATTTATCCTCGAAGATGGTAAATATATCTGCGGTGTTGTCCTGGAAAAAATGAGTAAGGGAAAGTACAACACAGTCAACCCGGATGACGTGGTAGAGAAGTTCGGTGCAGATACCTTCCGTATGTACGAAATGTTCCTTGGACCGGTAGAACAGTCCAAACCATGGGATACCAAGGGTATCGAAGGCGTACACCGCTTCCTGAAAAAGCTGTGGCGCCTCTTCGCTGACGAACAGAAGGGCCTCATTGTAAAAGACGATGCTGCCACACCGGAAGAACTGAAAATACTGCACAAGACGATCCAGAAGATCGATGCTGATACCGAAAACTTCTCTTACAATACAGCTGTCAGCCAGTTCATGATCTGTGTCAATGAGCTTAGCAGCCTGAAATGTAACAAACGCAGCATACTGGAACCACTGCTGATATTACTGACGCCGTATGCACCGCATATCGCTGAAGAACTGTGGCACCTGCTGGGCAATACCTCCAGCGTACTGGATGCGCCTTACCCGGTATTTGACGAGCAGTATACCAAAGAAAGTGCGTTCACCTACCCGATAGCGGTAAATGGTAAAACACGCACCGAACTGAGCTTCCCGCTGGATGCAGATAACGCGGCTATCGAAAAAGAAGTACTGGCAAACGAAGCTGTACAGAAATGGATCGATGGTAAACCAGTAAAGAAGATCGTGATCGTAAAAGGCAGGATGATCAACCTTGTTGTTTGA
- a CDS encoding cell division protein FtsX — MYSIIGVALVLFLLGTLGLIVIHANKLSEFFKESIEIQVILRDNVKEEQAIALRDSIATRPYVKSIEYVSKDMAGERFKKEFGEDFITLLQYNPLYASINIKGNARYVNPDSLKIIEENLAQQSIVREISYQRGLVSKLNENVRKIGLVILGICALLALVVIVLIDNTIRLAMFSNRFLIKTMQMVGATRWFIAKPFDLRSIINGAISALLAIAGLIGIIYFADQLLPELAGMRDYFMTAVLFIGMIIIGICISLVSTHRSVMKYLRLKLDDLY; from the coding sequence TTGTACTCTATTATTGGGGTAGCTCTTGTCCTTTTCCTGCTGGGAACGTTGGGACTAATAGTTATCCATGCCAATAAACTGAGTGAATTCTTTAAGGAAAGCATTGAAATACAGGTGATTCTGAGGGATAACGTGAAAGAGGAACAAGCGATTGCCCTCCGTGATTCTATCGCCACCCGTCCTTATGTGAAATCTATCGAATACGTATCTAAGGATATGGCCGGTGAACGTTTCAAGAAGGAATTTGGTGAGGATTTCATCACACTCTTACAATATAACCCATTATACGCGAGTATCAATATTAAGGGGAATGCCCGCTATGTGAACCCGGACAGCCTGAAAATAATTGAGGAGAACCTGGCACAGCAGAGCATCGTAAGAGAGATCTCTTATCAGCGCGGACTGGTAAGTAAGCTGAATGAGAACGTGCGTAAGATCGGACTGGTGATACTGGGCATCTGTGCGCTGCTGGCGCTGGTTGTGATCGTACTGATCGACAATACCATCCGCCTGGCCATGTTCAGCAACCGCTTCCTGATCAAGACGATGCAGATGGTAGGTGCTACAAGATGGTTCATTGCCAAGCCGTTCGACCTCAGAAGCATTATAAATGGAGCGATCAGCGCACTGCTGGCTATAGCAGGACTGATCGGCATCATCTACTTTGCAGACCAGCTGCTGCCGGAACTGGCAGGCATGAGGGACTATTTCATGACAGCCGTATTATTCATAGGCATGATCATTATCGGTATCTGTATCTCCCTGGTGAGTACGCACCGCTCAGTAATGAAGTACCTGCGTTTAAAACTGGACGACCTTTATTAA
- a CDS encoding bestrophin family protein: MLLKKNIPLKYIFGKIKYEIALVAIYTLVIVILHDRFNLKHMAIPLSVPMIMGTVLSLLLAFRSNQAYDRWWEARTIWGAIVNDSRSFSRQVLSFIDDAAYDSEEINHFRERMVRRQIAWCYALGQSLRGLDGKDGLDRLISKREVAHAAKYANVPMALLELHARDLKYALKQGWLNEFQQVTLDQTLSRLCDAMGKCERIKNTVFPATYSLYIHFAMNFFILLLPFALIEYFGLIEVPLVVAIAAAFLLIEKMAIHLQDPFDNKPTDTPMTTISRNIERDLKQMLNDHHLPETVANTDHQFYVM; encoded by the coding sequence ATGTTACTGAAAAAAAATATCCCGTTAAAGTACATTTTCGGGAAAATAAAATATGAGATCGCGCTCGTAGCAATATATACGCTAGTGATCGTAATACTGCATGACAGATTTAACCTGAAGCACATGGCCATTCCATTGTCAGTGCCAATGATCATGGGAACTGTACTGTCCCTGTTACTGGCTTTCCGTTCCAATCAGGCATATGACCGCTGGTGGGAAGCAAGAACGATCTGGGGGGCCATTGTCAATGATTCCAGGTCTTTCTCCAGGCAGGTGTTATCCTTTATAGATGATGCTGCCTATGACTCGGAGGAGATCAATCATTTCAGAGAACGGATGGTACGCCGGCAGATCGCCTGGTGTTATGCGCTGGGGCAGTCTTTAAGAGGACTGGATGGTAAAGATGGGCTGGATAGACTGATCTCTAAAAGGGAGGTAGCACATGCCGCAAAATATGCAAACGTACCAATGGCGCTGCTTGAACTCCATGCAAGAGACCTGAAATATGCGCTGAAACAGGGCTGGCTGAACGAATTCCAGCAGGTAACGCTGGACCAGACATTAAGTCGTCTTTGTGATGCAATGGGTAAATGTGAGCGTATCAAGAATACAGTGTTTCCGGCCACATACAGCTTGTATATTCATTTTGCCATGAACTTTTTCATACTGCTGTTGCCGTTTGCATTGATAGAATATTTCGGCCTGATAGAAGTGCCTCTGGTAGTAGCGATCGCAGCAGCGTTCCTGCTGATAGAAAAGATGGCAATACATCTTCAGGACCCATTTGATAATAAACCGACGGATACGCCGATGACCACTATTTCAAGGAACATCGAACGTGATCTCAAGCAAATGCTGAACGATCATCATCTGCCGGAAACAGTAGCGAACACAGATCATCAGTTTTATGTGATGTAA